The following proteins are encoded in a genomic region of Phycodurus eques isolate BA_2022a chromosome 11, UOR_Pequ_1.1, whole genome shotgun sequence:
- the LOC133410113 gene encoding collagen alpha-1(XXIII) chain-like has product METEQKWTDAGQMSQKLQKNPSKKLRWDNWRDFSSVTLCIALSLLSVGVCIGVFVRTTALQSRIVSLEQQHLAAWMLSLEQVEPVILDRLDQILEKKLAARLPKTRDVREAPYSCLCPPGMGSIMFPILWPCLKKL; this is encoded by the exons ATGGAGACGGAACAGAAATGGACAGACGCTGGGCAAATGAGCCAAAAGCTACAGAAGAACCCTTCCAAAAAGCTGAGGTGGGACAACTGGAGAGATTTTTCTTCCGTAACTCTTTGCATCGCATTATCTCTGCTAAGTGTTGGAGTATGCATTGGTGTTTTTGTGCGGACGACGGCGTTGCAGTCCAGGATAGTAAGTCTTGAGCAGCAGCACCTCGCTGCCTGGATGTTGTCCCTGGAGCAGGTGGAGCCCGTTATTTTGGACAGACTGGACCAAATCCTGGAGAAG AAGCTTGCAGCGCGATTACCAAAGACGCGAGACGTGAGGGAGGCCCCTTACAGCTGCTTGTGTCCTCCAGGTATGGGTTCCATTATGTTTCCCATTCTTTGGCCTTGTCTGAAGAAACTGTAA